From the Winogradskyella forsetii genome, the window CAGGTCGTAAAAAGGAAATGTTTAAAACCTCTGGTGGAAAATATATCATTCCGCCACTTTTAGAAAACGACATGAAACAATCGCTTTTTATTGAACAAATCATGGTGGTCGGTGAAGGCGAAAAAATGCCTGCAGCGCTGATTCAGCCAAATTTTGATTTTATACGCGATTGGATTGACCATAAACAAAATGGTGTTGGAAAAACGGAAACTGAAATTGCTAATTCCGAAATCGTGATTAATCGCATACAACGAGAAATAGATAAGTACAATAAACACTTTGGAAAATGGGAACAAATTAAACGATTTGAACTCACGCCAGATGTGTGGTCTATTGATGGTGGACACCTTACGCCTACCATGAAAATGAAGCGCGCCATTATTAAGGATATTTATCAAAATCTTTATGATAAAATTTATCGTGCTTAATACCAAAATAAATTACTGATAACCATATAAGAGCATTTACTGGTATTAATCTAAGTTTTATGTTCTTAATCGTTGATTTCAAACATTTTACGCCAAATATCATATCTTAGGTAATCGTAACCGCTAAATCCTATCATATGAAAACTAAAACATTTATCATTGCTGGTATTTGTGGAGGTATTGTGAACTGGCTTCTAGGCTGGTTGGGTTATGGTATTATTCTTGCCGACTACTTTCCACAACCAAAAGAAGATACACGCTCACAAATTTTTATATGTCTTGGATATTTATCTTTAGGCTTCTTTCTGTCTTATTTTTATAATCGTTGGGCACAAATTGCTACGATTTCTACAGGTGCTAGAGCTGGCGCATTCTTCGGATTGTTCTTAGCTTTATGGGCTGGCTTTTTTAATATAGCCATGGATGCTTCAATGACCACCGAATTATTCACGCTGGATATCGCTATTTCCATAGGCATCACAGCAGTGACTGGTGCAATTGTTGGATTTATTAATGGCAAAATGAAATGAAAGTAAGGAAAGCTTTCAAAACAAACTTCTCTAAATAATACCCTCAAATTTTAAATTAAAATTTTGGTAATTTATTATGCGTGCATAGTATTTTTTATTATCTTTGGTTTCACATTTTAGTTTTATGAAAGACAAAACAATAGATTATATTCTGAGAACCACGTGGTTGGCAGTTAATAAAATGTATAACGAAGAAGCCTCTCAATTTGGGACAACAATGGCTACCGGTTTTGCCTTACTAAGTATTGACCCTGAAAAAGGAACACCTTCTACGTCTTTGGGCCCTAAAATGGGAATGGAAGCCACTAGCCTTTCTAGAACTTTAAAAACTATGGAAGCCAATGGCTTAATTGAGCGCAAACCAAACCCAGAAGATGGACGTGGTGTCTTAATTTTCTTGACAGATTTTGGAAGAGAAAAAAGAGCATTATCAAAAGAAAAAGTACTAACATTTAACGAAACTATTAAAGCAAATGTTTCTGAAGAAGAATTAGCAAACTTTACGAAAGTAGCCGAAGTCATTAATAATATGATTTCCAATAAACAGATATACAACAAAAAAGAACACATTTTAAAATAAGATGAGTAAACGAAGAATTAAAAAAATAGCAATTATTGGATCGGGAATCATGGGAAGCGGAATCGCTTGTCATTTCGCCAATATTGGTGTTGACGTTTTACTTTTGGACATTGTACCAAGAGAATTAAACGACAAAGAAAAGGCAAAAGGCTTAACCTTAGAAGACAAAGCTGTTAGAAACAGATTGGTCAATGATGCATTGGCTGCCTCCATAAATTCAAAGCCCGCACCACTCTATCATTCATCATTCGCTAGCCGAATCACTACAGGAAACTTAGAAGATGATATTGCCAAAGTGGCCGATGTCGATTGGATAATGGAAGTCGTAGTTGAAAGACTAGACATCAAAAAACAAGTGTTTGAAAACCTTGAAAAACATAGAACGCCAGGCACCTTAATTACATCAAATACCTCTGGTATTCCAATTAAGTTTATGAGCGAAGGTCGAAGCGACGATTTCCAAAAGCATTTCTGCGGAACACACTTCTTTAATCCTGCACGTTACTTAAAATTATTCGAAATTATTCCTGGTCCTAAAACAGATCAAGCCGTTTTAGATTTCTTAAATGATTATGGAGAAAAATTCTTAGGTAAAACATCTGTAGTTGCAAAAGACACACCTGCTTTCATCGGAAATAGAATTGGGATTTTTAGTATTCAGAGTTTATTTCATGCGGTCAAAGATTTAGATTTAACGGTTGAAGAAGTTGATAAATTATCAGGTCCAGTCATTGGTCGTCCAAAATCGGCTACCTTTCGTACCGTAGATGTAGTTGGATTGGATACCTTGGTGCACGTCGCTAATGGTATATATGAAAATTGTCCTGATGACGAACGAAGAGAACTTTTCAAATTACCAGATTTCATCGATACTATGATGGAAAACAAATGGTTAGGAAGTAAAACAGGACAAGGGTTTTATAAAAAAGTCAAAAAAGACGATGGATCTTCAGAGATTCTAGCCCTTGATTTAAATACCCTAGAATACAGATCTTCTAAAAAAGCTAAATTCGCTACTTTAGAAATGACCAAGACCGTCGATAAAGTTGTTGACCGTTTCAAAATATTAGTAAAAGGAAAAGATAAAGCGGGAGAATTCTACCGTAAAAGCTTTACGGCCTTGTTCGCTTATGTGTCTAACCGTATTCCTGAGATTTCAGATGAGCTTTACAAGATTGATGATGCCATGAAAGCTGGTTTTGGATGGGAACATGGGCCTTTCCAAATTTGGGATGCTATAGGTGTTGAAAAAGGAATCGAATTGATGAAAGCTGAAGGGATAGAACCTGCAACTTGGGTCAATGAGATGTTAGCTTCTGGCAATACTTCTTTTTATACGGTGAAAGATGGGGCTTCCTATTATTACGATATACCTTCAAAATCACAAACTAAAATACCTGGTCAAGATAGTTTCATCATCTTAGATAATATCCGAAAAACAAACGAAGTCTTCAAAAATTCTGGTGTAGTGATCGAAGATTTAGGAGATGGTATCCTAAATGTGGAATTCCAATCTAAAATGAATACCATTGGTGGCGACGTTTTAACAGGGTTAAATAAAGCAATTGATTTAGCTGAAAAAGATTTTGCAGGATTGGTTGTTGGTAATCAAGCTGCCAACTTCTCTGTTGGTGCAAACATCGGTATGATTTTTATGATGGCTGCAGAACAAGAATATGACGAACTGAATGCTGCCATCAAATACTTCCAAGACACCATGATGCGTATGCGTTATTCTGCAATTCCAACAATCTCTGCACCTCACGGCATGGCTTTAGGTGGTGGATGTGAGTTATCCTTGCACGCAGACAAAGTTGTTGCTGCTGCAGAAACGTACATGGGACTGGTAGAGTTTGGTGTTGGTGTGATTCCTGGTGGTGGAGGCTCTAAAGAAATGGCTTTAAGAGCACAAGACTTGTTCCAAAAGGGAGATGTCCAATTAAACGTGCTGCAAGAATACTTCCTAACCATTGGTATGGCAAAAGTATCAACCTCTGCATATGAAGCTTTCGATTTAGGATTACTTCAAAAAGGAAAAGATGTCGTGGTTGTTAACAAAGACCGCCAAATAGCTGTAGCCAAACAACATGCTATGTTAATGGTAGATGCTGGTTACACACAACCTGTAAAAAGAGATGATGTCTTAGTTCTTGGAAAACAAGCATTGGGTATGTTCTTAGTAGGAACAGACGCTATGGAAGATTCTAAATACATTTCTGAACACGACATGAAAATCGCCAATAAATTAGCCTACGTTATGGCTGGAGGCGATTTGTCTGAACCAACGAAAGTCACAGAACAATATTTATTGGATTTAGAGCGTGAAGCATTTTTGTCACTTTGTACAGAAAGAAAAACTTTGGAGAGAATTCAGCATATGCTGACAAAGGGTAAGCCTCTTAGAAATTAGAAGCCCATCCCAACCTTCCCAAAGGGAAGGAGACGAGATGAATAAAAAATAAAGTATAACATTTAAATTACCCGTAAAAGTTCCCTTTCCTTTGGAAAGGGTTAGGGATAGGAATGAAACAAGCATATATAGTAAAAGCATACAGAACTGCCGTTGGTAAAGCACCAAAAGGGGTGTTCCGTTTTAAAAGAACAGATGAATTAGCGGCTGAAACCATTCAGCACATGATGAAGGAGCTGCCTAATTTAGACAAAAAACGTATTGACGATGTCATCGTTGGAAACGCAATGCCAGAAGGTTCGCAAGGATTAAACATGGCACGTTTTATCTCATTAATTGGGTTAGATAGTGTGGATGTTCCTGGTGTTACTGTCAACCGTTTTTGTGCCTCAGGTATTGAAACCATCGGAATTGCAGCTGCAAAAATTCAGTCCGGAATGGCAGATTGCATCATTGCTGGTGGTGCAGAAAGCATGAGTAGTGTTCCAATGACCGGTTTTAAACCAGAATTAAATTACGATACCGTAAAAGCTGGTCACGAAGATTATTATTGGGGAATGGGAAACACGGCTGAAGCAGTTGCAAAACAATTCAACGTGTCTCGTGAAGACCAAGATGAATTCGCCTACAATTCGCATATGAAAGCTTTAAAGGCGCAAGCTGAAAATCGATTTCAAGATCAAATTGTTCCGATAGACGTTGAGCAAACTTACATTGACGAGAACGGAAAAAAAGCAACAAAAAAATACACCGTTAATAAAGATGAAGGTCCTCGGGCAGGAACAAACTTAGAAGCTTTAGCAAAATTACGACCTGTATTTGCAGCGAACGGAAGTGTAACAGCTGGTAACTCATCACAAATGAGTGATGGCGCTGCTTTCGTAATGATTATGAGTGAAGAGATGGTAAAAGAATTGAATCTGGAACCTATTGCAAGACTTGTTAACTATGCTGCTGCTGGCGTAGAGCCAAGAATTATGGGGATTGGACCAGTAAAAGCCATTCCAAAAGCCTTAAAACAAGGCGGTTTAAAACAAGATGATTTAGCGCTAATTGAATTAAATGAAGCCTTTGCTTCGCAATCCATAGCTGTGATTAGAGAATTAGACTTAAATCCAGATATCATTAACGTCAATGGAGGTGCCATTGCTTTAGGTCACCCATTAGGATGTACAGGAACAAAATTATCAGTTCAACTATTTGATGAAATGCGCAAGCAAAATATGAAAGGAAAATATGGTGCCGTAACCATGTGTGTTGGTACGGGTCAGGGTGCGTGTGGTATATTTGAGTTTTTAAACTAGAATCAAGACTTTTAGAACCAAGAATCAAGACTAAAATGCACAACTTTAAAAAACTTAAAATCTGGCAAGAAGGAATAAACCTTGTAAGTGATAATTATCGTCTTACTCGAACATTTCCAGGTATAGAAAAGTTTGGCTTAGTCGTTCAAATGAATAGATGTGCTGTTTCTATTCCTTCAAATATTTCAGAGGGCAGCAGTAAAAGTACAGATAAACATTTCAACAAATATCTTGAGGACAGTTTAGGTTCAGCTTTCGAATGGGAAACACAACTTATTGTTGCTTATAACGAAAATTATTTGTCAGAAGAAATATTTAAAGAATTAGAACAAAAAATAATACATATTCAAAAAATGATTTCAAGATTTCAATCAGGACTAAATATTTAGTCTTGGCTCTTGGCTCTTGATTCTTTTAATCTAAAATAAAACAATGGAAACAACAGAAAAACAAATACTTAGAGGTGGTCAATTCCTAGTAAAGGAAACAGATTGCCAAGACATTTTTACTCCTGAAGATTTTTCAGAAGAGCAACAAATGATGAAAGAATCCGTAATGGAATTCAACGAACGAGAAATCATCGCTCACAAACCACGCTTTGAAGCAAAAGATTTTGCCCTCACCGAAGAGGTAATGCGTAAAGCAGGAGAAATGGGTTTTTTAGGCGTTGCTGTTCCTGAAGCTTATGAAGGTCTTGGAATGGGGTTTGTATCTACAGTTTTAACTTGTGACTATATCTCATCAGGAACAGGATCTTTCAGTACTGCTTTTGGTGCACATACCGGAATTGGTACGATGCCCATTACATTATACGGTACAGAAGAGCAAAAGCAAAAATACGTTCCTAAATTAGCCACAGGTGAATGGTTTGGAGCCTATTGCTTAACGGAGCCAGAAGCAGGTTCTGATGCCAATTCTGGTAAAACAACTGCTGAATTATCGGCAGATGGCAAGTCATACAAAATCAACGGTCAAAAAATGTGGATTTCAAATGCCGGTTTTTGTAGTTTGATGATTGTCTTTGCTCGTATTGAAGATGATAAAAATATTACGGGTTTCATCGTTGAATATGATAAAGACAACCCAAATGGCATTGTTTTAGGTGAGGAAGAACACAAATTAGGTATTCGTGCAAGTTCTACACGTCAAGTATTTTTTAATGATACGGTTGTGCCTGTTGAAAATATGTTAGCTGGTCGTGGCGAAGGTTTTAAAATTGCCATGAACGCCCTTAACGTAGGCCGTATCAAATTAGCTGCAGCTTGTTTAGATTCTCAAAGACGCATTTTAACGACTGCCGTACAATATGCTAATGAACGTAAACAATTTAAAACACCAATTGCAGATTTTGGAGCTATAAAAACCAAATTAGCTGAAATGGCCGCAAGTGCCTATGCTGGAGAATCCGCTACCTACAGAGCTGCAAAAAATATTGAAGATCGGATTGCGATGCGCGAAGCGGCCGGAAACTCTCAACAAGAAGCAGAATTAAAAGGTGTGGAAGAATATGCCATTGAATGTTCTATCTTAAAAGTGGCAGTTTCTGAAGATGTACAAAATTCGGCCGATGAAGGTATTCAAATTTTTGGAGGCATGGGCTTCTCTGAAGAAACACCGATGGAAGCGGCTTGGAGAGATGCCAGAATTGCTCGTATTTATGAAGGCACCAACGAAATTAACAGAATGTTAGTCGTTGGGATGTTGGTTAAGAAAGCCATGAAAGGTCATGTGGATTTATTAGGACCTGCTCAGAAAGTACAAGAAGAATTAATGGGCATTCCTTCTTTTGAAACTCCAGATTATTCGGAATTGTTCTCAGAAGAAAAAGAAATGATCAAAAAGTTGAAGAAAACCTTTTTGATGGTTGCTGGTGGAGCAGTTCAAAAATTTGGACCGCAACTTGAAGAACACCAACAATTATTAATTGCCGCTGCAGATATCTTAATTGAAATCTATATGGCAGAATCCGCAATTTTAAGAACCGAAAAGAACGCCAAACGTTTTGGCCAAGAGACACAATCTGCCCAAATCGCCATGGCGAAATTATATCTCTATCATGCCGTGGATATCGTAGAAGAAAAAGGAAAGGAAAGTATTATTTCTTTTGCTGAAGGCGACGAGCAACGTATGTTATTAATGGGACTGAAACGTTTCACTAAGTATCAAAACTATCCGGATATCGTTGATTTACGGATTGAAATTGCAGAAAAAGTAAAAGCAGAAAATAAATACTGCTTCTGAAAATTAAATAATTAGACTAACTCAAATAATTCTAATTGTAAAGCCAATTCTTCCAATGTATGTTTGGATTGAGTTGGCTTTTTTCATTTTATTTGGTTTCTTATTTTCAGTAAACCTTCGTATATGGATTTTGCGATTTTTTCCTTTTGATTCTTGTCAGAAAGCACTGTGCTATCACTTTCATTGGTCATAAAACCTAATTCTAAATAGACCCCAGGAACTAATGTGTTTTTTAAGAGGAAAAAACCTGCTTCCTTAATTCCTCTATTATAAAAATTATCCGATTGATGTTCAACTAAAATACGGGCATATTTTAAACTTGTTTGAGCATTTTTATGTTTTGGATTAAAATAAGCTTCTGTTCCTTTTATAGAACTATCATTATGGGCATTGCAATGCAAACTTAAAAATAAATCAGGATTTATATTATTTATAAAATCTGCACGCTCTTGCAATGATAAAAACTCATCATTAGTCCTTGTTAAAACTATTTCAACTTTTTCATCGCTCAACGAAGCTAATAAATTTGTAATTTGAAGTACAATATACTTTTCCCTATCATCTTCATTAAAATTTCCAGAATCCTTTCCGCCATGTCCAGCATCTACAACCACCAAAAGGGGTTCATTGGTGTCCTTATATGTGCAACTCAAGACAAATATTCCTGCAAAAAGTAAGCTGACAAAGGTCATTTTTAAAGTTCTGTTTAGTACTGATGATTTTGATTGATGCAACATAATAATTCGATTTTTGATTTGAATGAAATTAAATCCGCTTGTTAGAGGAATGCGGTATTCTTTTTGTCCTAAATTAATAATGGTATTTGAATAATTTTCGATATCGATACCCGAAGAAACAGATTTATCATCAGCGATATATTCATGGTTTTGAAGAATTGCTTTTTTATAAAACCAAACAAATGGATTGAACCAAAATATACAAATCATTAGTTCTGTAAAGATAATATCGAGGCTGTGCTTTTCCTCACAATGAATCGTTTCATGTTTAACAATACTCAAATAGTCGTCGTTATTTAAAGCCTGATTTTCATTAATAAACATATAATTAAAAAAACTTGAAACAAATTCAGAATCATTAGTCTTAATGATTTTAAGCTTTCCAAAACGTTCATATTTACCATTTATTAACTGTTGAATTTTAATAAAGTTTTTCAAAAATCGAAATACGAGAAAACTAGTAATAGCTAAATAAACATAAATTAATGGATTGTGCTGTGCTGGAATTTTTATTTCAACACCTTCTATAGAAAGGTATTCTATACTTTGAGAAACATCAGAGGTTCCATTAAATGTTTGAATAGGAATTTTAGAGATACTTGGAACATTGTTAAATACTTCAAATTCTAAAAATGGTGCCAGTAAGCACAATACGAATGAACCTAAAAGAAAAAATCGATTAAATTGAAATGTTTTTTGTTTTCTAAGTATCAAGAAATAAACCGTATAAGAACAGCCCAAACTTATTAGTGTATAGATAAAATAGCTTATCATTTATTCTTCTTTTTAGCAATTTTCTCTTTTAATAGCTCTTGAAGCTCTTGTAATTCATCCATGGTTAAATCAGCATTTTTAGTAAAAAAGGAAGCAAATTGTGCTTTAGAGTCATTAAAAAAATGTTGAATCATTCCATTTACTTGCTTCGAGAAATAGTCATTCTTTTTAAGAATTGGATAATATTCCTTATCTCTTCCTAATCGCTCAAATCCTATGTAGTTCTTGTCTGTCATTCGTTTCAACAACGTAGATATAGTGGTATAAGCAGGTCTCGGTTCAGGAAATTTTTCCACAATATCTTTCATAAATCCTTTTTCCAGCATCCATAAATACTTCATTATTTGTAGTTCTGATTTATTGAGTTGTTTTATATCCACAATTATAGTTTTAATACTACAAATGTAGTAATAAAAAATTGTTGTGCAAATTATTTATTAAATTTCTATCTTTAGAAAAACTTTGTTCAATGCGCTATTATTTATTACTCATCTCGTTTTTGTTACCTTTATTAGCTATCTCGCAATCCAACGACACTGAAATTTTCCTATTCGATTTAGAAACAAATAATTCAAAAATTCAAATTAAGAATGGTAAGAATATTTCCAAGAATCAAGGGTATGATAATCAACCTTCATTTTTAGATGAACGTTATATTGTTTTCGCATCCGCCAGAAACGGCCAAATCGATATCGCTAAATATGATACGCGCTACGATGCTAAAATTTGGGTTAATTTTACGGAAGGTGGCGAATATTCTCCATTAAAAATCCCTAATAAACAAGAAGTTTCTGCTGTCCGTTTAGATGAAAATGGTAAACAACAATTGTACGCTTATAATTTAAGTAACGGTAATTCTACAGTGCTTATTAGTGATTTAGTGGTTGCTTATTATACTTGGTTTGATGAAAACACCATTGTATCGGCTGTGATTGAAGATGAAGAACTCAACCTTTATGTTACCAATCTCAAAGCCGGTACACACAAAAAATATGCGTCTAATGTAGGTCGTTCTTTTCATAAAATTCCTAATTCGGATTTCGTGAGTTTTATTTCAAAAGCAAATGGAAACCAATGGCAAATAAAAGCAATAAACCCTAAAACAGGTAAGATTAAACTTATTGCTAATACTATAAAAGGTGTTGAGGATATTTGCTGGCTTAATAGTAAAACATTGCTTTCAGGAAAGGATAATTTCTTATATAAATTAAGGCTTCAACGTGATAACAATTGGCAGAAAATTGCCGACGTGTCCACCAACGACATTGTAAAAATCACACGCCTTTCAGCTAACTCCTCTGGCACAAAATTGTTAATTGCTGGCGATATTATAGCTACTGAAGTAGAGGAAACTACAAAAGAAACACCAATGAATGTCGACGAAGATTTAGCCGCAAAAGTTGTACAGAAGCATGTTGACCCCTTTAACAATAGACAATTAGAAGCATTTGCAAATGCTTTCGACACCAATATAATTGTCAATCGATTTCCAAGGGCAAAAATGTATTCTGGCCGAACGACTTTAATAGAACATTACCGACAGTTTTTCAAAAAAAACAAAAAATCTTCTGTTAAGATTCTCAACAGAATGACCCTTAAAAACATGGTCATCGATGAAGAATTGGTAACTGTGGATAATACCACGAATAGACAAATTACCATTTATGAAACCGATGAGTACAATATTAATACGATGACGTTTATTGAAAACTCTAAAACTGATGCCAACCCCGAGTATATAGTTAATGAGCAGCTAGAGGCTTACAACAATAGAGATATAAGTGGATTTGTAAAAACCTACACGAACGATGTGATGTTATTTACGTTTCCATATACACTAAATTCTGAAGGACAAGAGCCACTTAGAGCACAATACGCTTCATTTTTTAAGCGTACGCCAGATTTGTATGCTAAAATTGTGAATAGAATAGTATTAGGAAACAAAGTTATTGATAAAGAAAAAGTGTTAATAAATGGTGAGACTTTTTATGCCATTGCCATTTACGAAATAAGAAATGGATTGATTTCAAGGGTAACATTTATTCAATAATGAAATTTCAATTGATTTATATAGCCAGCCATCTGGCTATTGAAGTCCATATTTCAAAAGTCCAAAGACAATTGAACTATTTTGGGAGGCACTATTAATACCGCAGCTCGTTTACAAGATGCTGCCAAAGAAAACCAGATCATTATTTCTGAAGAGTGCTACAACCAAGTAAAGGAATCTTTTAAGTGCGAAAAGGTTGGAAGTATTACTGTTAAGAATAA encodes:
- a CDS encoding nuclear transport factor 2 family protein translates to MRYYLLLISFLLPLLAISQSNDTEIFLFDLETNNSKIQIKNGKNISKNQGYDNQPSFLDERYIVFASARNGQIDIAKYDTRYDAKIWVNFTEGGEYSPLKIPNKQEVSAVRLDENGKQQLYAYNLSNGNSTVLISDLVVAYYTWFDENTIVSAVIEDEELNLYVTNLKAGTHKKYASNVGRSFHKIPNSDFVSFISKANGNQWQIKAINPKTGKIKLIANTIKGVEDICWLNSKTLLSGKDNFLYKLRLQRDNNWQKIADVSTNDIVKITRLSANSSGTKLLIAGDIIATEVEETTKETPMNVDEDLAAKVVQKHVDPFNNRQLEAFANAFDTNIIVNRFPRAKMYSGRTTLIEHYRQFFKKNKKSSVKILNRMTLKNMVIDEELVTVDNTTNRQITIYETDEYNINTMTFIENSKTDANPEYIVNEQLEAYNNRDISGFVKTYTNDVMLFTFPYTLNSEGQEPLRAQYASFFKRTPDLYAKIVNRIVLGNKVIDKEKVLINGETFYAIAIYEIRNGLISRVTFIQ
- a CDS encoding M56/M15 family metallopeptidase; amino-acid sequence: MISYFIYTLISLGCSYTVYFLILRKQKTFQFNRFFLLGSFVLCLLAPFLEFEVFNNVPSISKIPIQTFNGTSDVSQSIEYLSIEGVEIKIPAQHNPLIYVYLAITSFLVFRFLKNFIKIQQLINGKYERFGKLKIIKTNDSEFVSSFFNYMFINENQALNNDDYLSIVKHETIHCEEKHSLDIIFTELMICIFWFNPFVWFYKKAILQNHEYIADDKSVSSGIDIENYSNTIINLGQKEYRIPLTSGFNFIQIKNRIIMLHQSKSSVLNRTLKMTFVSLLFAGIFVLSCTYKDTNEPLLVVVDAGHGGKDSGNFNEDDREKYIVLQITNLLASLSDEKVEIVLTRTNDEFLSLQERADFINNINPDLFLSLHCNAHNDSSIKGTEAYFNPKHKNAQTSLKYARILVEHQSDNFYNRGIKEAGFFLLKNTLVPGVYLELGFMTNESDSTVLSDKNQKEKIAKSIYEGLLKIRNQIK
- a CDS encoding MarR family winged helix-turn-helix transcriptional regulator → MKDKTIDYILRTTWLAVNKMYNEEASQFGTTMATGFALLSIDPEKGTPSTSLGPKMGMEATSLSRTLKTMEANGLIERKPNPEDGRGVLIFLTDFGREKRALSKEKVLTFNETIKANVSEEELANFTKVAEVINNMISNKQIYNKKEHILK
- a CDS encoding 3-hydroxyacyl-CoA dehydrogenase NAD-binding domain-containing protein; the encoded protein is MSKRRIKKIAIIGSGIMGSGIACHFANIGVDVLLLDIVPRELNDKEKAKGLTLEDKAVRNRLVNDALAASINSKPAPLYHSSFASRITTGNLEDDIAKVADVDWIMEVVVERLDIKKQVFENLEKHRTPGTLITSNTSGIPIKFMSEGRSDDFQKHFCGTHFFNPARYLKLFEIIPGPKTDQAVLDFLNDYGEKFLGKTSVVAKDTPAFIGNRIGIFSIQSLFHAVKDLDLTVEEVDKLSGPVIGRPKSATFRTVDVVGLDTLVHVANGIYENCPDDERRELFKLPDFIDTMMENKWLGSKTGQGFYKKVKKDDGSSEILALDLNTLEYRSSKKAKFATLEMTKTVDKVVDRFKILVKGKDKAGEFYRKSFTALFAYVSNRIPEISDELYKIDDAMKAGFGWEHGPFQIWDAIGVEKGIELMKAEGIEPATWVNEMLASGNTSFYTVKDGASYYYDIPSKSQTKIPGQDSFIILDNIRKTNEVFKNSGVVIEDLGDGILNVEFQSKMNTIGGDVLTGLNKAIDLAEKDFAGLVVGNQAANFSVGANIGMIFMMAAEQEYDELNAAIKYFQDTMMRMRYSAIPTISAPHGMALGGGCELSLHADKVVAAAETYMGLVEFGVGVIPGGGGSKEMALRAQDLFQKGDVQLNVLQEYFLTIGMAKVSTSAYEAFDLGLLQKGKDVVVVNKDRQIAVAKQHAMLMVDAGYTQPVKRDDVLVLGKQALGMFLVGTDAMEDSKYISEHDMKIANKLAYVMAGGDLSEPTKVTEQYLLDLEREAFLSLCTERKTLERIQHMLTKGKPLRN
- a CDS encoding acyl-CoA dehydrogenase family protein, with the translated sequence METTEKQILRGGQFLVKETDCQDIFTPEDFSEEQQMMKESVMEFNEREIIAHKPRFEAKDFALTEEVMRKAGEMGFLGVAVPEAYEGLGMGFVSTVLTCDYISSGTGSFSTAFGAHTGIGTMPITLYGTEEQKQKYVPKLATGEWFGAYCLTEPEAGSDANSGKTTAELSADGKSYKINGQKMWISNAGFCSLMIVFARIEDDKNITGFIVEYDKDNPNGIVLGEEEHKLGIRASSTRQVFFNDTVVPVENMLAGRGEGFKIAMNALNVGRIKLAAACLDSQRRILTTAVQYANERKQFKTPIADFGAIKTKLAEMAASAYAGESATYRAAKNIEDRIAMREAAGNSQQEAELKGVEEYAIECSILKVAVSEDVQNSADEGIQIFGGMGFSEETPMEAAWRDARIARIYEGTNEINRMLVVGMLVKKAMKGHVDLLGPAQKVQEELMGIPSFETPDYSELFSEEKEMIKKLKKTFLMVAGGAVQKFGPQLEEHQQLLIAAADILIEIYMAESAILRTEKNAKRFGQETQSAQIAMAKLYLYHAVDIVEEKGKESIISFAEGDEQRMLLMGLKRFTKYQNYPDIVDLRIEIAEKVKAENKYCF
- a CDS encoding BlaI/MecI/CopY family transcriptional regulator, which codes for MDIKQLNKSELQIMKYLWMLEKGFMKDIVEKFPEPRPAYTTISTLLKRMTDKNYIGFERLGRDKEYYPILKKNDYFSKQVNGMIQHFFNDSKAQFASFFTKNADLTMDELQELQELLKEKIAKKKNK
- a CDS encoding four helix bundle protein, giving the protein MHNFKKLKIWQEGINLVSDNYRLTRTFPGIEKFGLVVQMNRCAVSIPSNISEGSSKSTDKHFNKYLEDSLGSAFEWETQLIVAYNENYLSEEIFKELEQKIIHIQKMISRFQSGLNI
- a CDS encoding adenylate/guanylate cyclase domain-containing protein translates to MGGTINTAARLQDAAKENQIIISEECYNQVKESFKCEKVGSITVKNKAEPLTTYEVKE
- a CDS encoding acetyl-CoA C-acyltransferase, which translates into the protein MKQAYIVKAYRTAVGKAPKGVFRFKRTDELAAETIQHMMKELPNLDKKRIDDVIVGNAMPEGSQGLNMARFISLIGLDSVDVPGVTVNRFCASGIETIGIAAAKIQSGMADCIIAGGAESMSSVPMTGFKPELNYDTVKAGHEDYYWGMGNTAEAVAKQFNVSREDQDEFAYNSHMKALKAQAENRFQDQIVPIDVEQTYIDENGKKATKKYTVNKDEGPRAGTNLEALAKLRPVFAANGSVTAGNSSQMSDGAAFVMIMSEEMVKELNLEPIARLVNYAAAGVEPRIMGIGPVKAIPKALKQGGLKQDDLALIELNEAFASQSIAVIRELDLNPDIINVNGGAIALGHPLGCTGTKLSVQLFDEMRKQNMKGKYGAVTMCVGTGQGACGIFEFLN